The Deinococcus aquaedulcis genome window below encodes:
- the truA gene encoding tRNA pseudouridine(38-40) synthase TruA, whose translation MTRSPAPLSPAFRPPDGHRRLRLTVAWDGAPYAGWQAQANAPSVQDTLHAAFAGLGADRFRPVAAGRTDAGVHAEAMPVHVDVPGTFRVPPERLARALNAWLPPTVAVLDAQPAPSGFHARFSCLERRYVYRLWCAPQRHPLWAGRALHVPPALDVAAMNAAAQALTGTHDFAAFATQEDRQTVRELRHLTVVPGVAPDGAGLWVIHVHGESFLRHMVRGLVGTLLLVGQGKLDPAGVQGILHSRQRAQAGANVAASGLYFAGALYPGDPASTTTRSSR comes from the coding sequence ATGACCCGCTCGCCCGCCCCCCTGTCCCCGGCCTTTCGTCCCCCCGACGGCCACCGCCGCCTTCGCCTGACCGTGGCCTGGGACGGCGCCCCTTACGCCGGCTGGCAGGCCCAGGCCAACGCCCCCAGCGTGCAGGACACATTGCACGCGGCGTTCGCCGGGCTGGGTGCCGACCGCTTCCGCCCGGTGGCGGCCGGCCGCACTGACGCCGGGGTGCACGCCGAGGCCATGCCCGTGCATGTGGACGTGCCCGGGACCTTCCGCGTGCCCCCGGAGCGGCTGGCCCGCGCGCTGAATGCGTGGCTGCCGCCGACGGTGGCGGTGCTGGACGCCCAGCCTGCCCCCTCTGGCTTTCACGCCCGCTTTTCGTGCCTGGAGCGGCGCTATGTCTACCGCCTGTGGTGCGCGCCGCAGCGCCATCCGCTGTGGGCGGGTCGGGCGCTGCATGTGCCGCCGGCCCTGGACGTGGCGGCCATGAACGCCGCCGCGCAGGCCCTGACCGGCACCCATGACTTCGCCGCCTTTGCCACCCAGGAAGACCGCCAGACCGTGCGCGAGCTGCGGCACCTGACCGTGGTGCCCGGGGTCGCCCCAGACGGGGCCGGGCTCTGGGTCATTCACGTCCACGGCGAAAGCTTCTTGCGCCACATGGTGCGCGGGCTGGTGGGCACCCTGCTGCTGGTGGGGCAGGGCAAGCTGGACCCGGCCGGGGTGCAGGGCATCTTGCACAGCCGCCAGCGTGCGCAGGCGGGGGCGAACGTGGCGGCCAGCGGGCTCTACTTCGCGGGCGCGCTTTACCCCGGAGACCCGGCCAGCACCACCACCCGTTCCTCGCGGTAG
- the queC gene encoding 7-cyano-7-deazaguanine synthase QueC, with translation MTEPAKRAVVLLSGGLDSSTVLGLATRDGYACTALSFRYGQRHTVELERAAQVAQHFGAQHRVIDINIGSFGGSALTDDTIAVPTDGTEDGVIPPTYVPGRNTVFIAVGLSLAEAMGAERLFLGINAVDYSGYPDCRPEYLAAFQTLADLATKAGLEGRGAVLCAPLVHMTKVDIVRAALEVGVPVAVTWSCYQGGAEPCGVCDSCRIRDRALVEAGYPELATGVGFGFSQ, from the coding sequence ATGACCGAACCCGCCAAACGCGCCGTGGTGCTGCTTTCCGGCGGCCTGGATTCCAGCACCGTGCTGGGCCTGGCCACCCGGGACGGCTACGCCTGCACCGCCCTGTCTTTCCGCTACGGCCAGCGCCACACTGTGGAACTGGAGCGCGCCGCCCAGGTGGCACAGCACTTTGGGGCCCAGCACCGCGTGATTGACATCAACATCGGGTCGTTCGGGGGCAGCGCCCTGACCGACGACACCATCGCCGTGCCCACCGATGGCACCGAGGACGGCGTGATTCCGCCCACCTACGTCCCGGGGCGCAACACCGTGTTCATTGCGGTGGGGCTCAGTCTGGCCGAGGCGATGGGGGCCGAGCGGCTGTTTCTGGGGATCAACGCCGTGGATTACAGCGGCTATCCCGACTGCCGCCCGGAGTATCTGGCGGCGTTTCAAACGCTGGCGGACCTGGCCACGAAGGCGGGGCTGGAAGGGCGTGGGGCGGTGCTCTGTGCGCCGCTGGTGCACATGACCAAGGTGGACATTGTGCGGGCGGCGCTGGAGGTCGGGGTGCCGGTGGCGGTGACGTGGAGCTGCTATCAGGGGGGGGCGGAGCCGTGTGGGGTGTGTGATTCTTGCCGGATTCGGGATAGGGCGTTGGTGGAGGCGGGGTACCCCGAGCTGGCGACGGGGGTGGGGTTCGGTTTCTCGCAGTAG
- a CDS encoding 7-carboxy-7-deazaguanine synthase QueE, with translation MKYPIYERFYTWQGEGVHLGRAAYFIRLYGCPQACPWCDSAGTWHPAFRPQGVTLLGAPALADLVRAESPDGAVVVITGGEPILFDLAHLTDALHALGRRVHLETSGIAPLRGELDWVTLSPKPFGQWPEPSVVARADEVKLIVQEAGDIAAGLATLTGLRDDAVIWLHPEWSRARDRDAAVLNAITEAVKTNPRLRAGYQMHKLYRADELDAGSDRRLIPLGGNPALGY, from the coding sequence ATGAAGTACCCCATCTACGAGCGCTTCTACACCTGGCAGGGCGAGGGGGTGCATCTGGGGCGGGCGGCCTACTTCATCCGGCTGTACGGCTGCCCGCAGGCCTGCCCGTGGTGCGACAGTGCCGGCACCTGGCACCCGGCGTTCCGGCCCCAGGGGGTCACGCTGCTGGGGGCGCCGGCCCTGGCGGACCTCGTGCGCGCCGAGAGCCCGGACGGCGCCGTCGTGGTGATCACCGGAGGTGAGCCCATTCTGTTTGACTTGGCGCACCTCACCGACGCCCTGCACGCGCTGGGGCGCCGCGTTCACCTGGAAACCAGCGGCATTGCCCCCCTGCGTGGCGAGCTGGACTGGGTGACCCTCTCGCCCAAGCCGTTCGGGCAATGGCCCGAGCCCAGCGTGGTGGCCCGCGCCGACGAAGTAAAGCTCATCGTGCAGGAGGCCGGCGATATCGCGGCGGGGCTGGCCACGCTGACCGGCCTGCGGGACGACGCCGTGATCTGGCTGCACCCCGAATGGAGCCGGGCGCGCGACCGGGACGCGGCCGTGCTGAACGCGATTACCGAAGCGGTGAAGACCAACCCCCGCCTGCGCGCGGGCTACCAGATGCACAAGCTGTACCGCGCCGACGAACTGGACGCGGGCAGCGACCGACGCCTCATTCCGCTGGGCGGCAATCCCGCCCTGGGGTACTGA
- a CDS encoding M23 family metallopeptidase, translated as MKPFFMVGLLLLGTVAGAASYRVKPGDTLSGIAARYGLSTAQVQAANPRLRGGALQAGWVLTVPERPTPGRAYTVAPGETLSSIAARAGVSLGALLQANPQYKGGRAVWAGAKLKIPARGSVAAPARTSGGAVVRTASSGRGQWVWPVVGHHRVSSGYGERELLGEREMHYGIDISAPVGTPVVAARAGRVLEARADFARGWGWTVVLQHEGGWVTRYAHLSATLVRAGEPVVQGQAVGRVGDTGRSTGPHLHFGTYLRWGPGESWTPRDPLSFYP; from the coding sequence GTGAAGCCTTTCTTCATGGTGGGCCTGCTGCTGCTGGGCACCGTGGCCGGGGCCGCGTCTTACCGCGTGAAGCCCGGCGATACCCTCAGTGGCATTGCCGCCCGGTACGGTCTGAGCACGGCCCAGGTGCAGGCGGCCAACCCCAGGCTGCGCGGCGGCGCGCTGCAGGCCGGCTGGGTCTTAACCGTGCCCGAGCGCCCCACCCCCGGCCGCGCCTACACCGTGGCGCCGGGCGAGACTCTGAGCAGCATCGCGGCGCGCGCCGGGGTGAGCCTGGGGGCGCTGCTACAGGCCAACCCGCAGTACAAGGGGGGCCGGGCCGTGTGGGCCGGGGCCAAGCTGAAGATTCCGGCGCGGGGCAGCGTAGCCGCACCCGCCAGGACCAGCGGGGGCGCCGTGGTCCGCACCGCCAGCAGTGGCCGGGGCCAGTGGGTGTGGCCGGTGGTGGGCCACCACCGCGTCAGCAGCGGGTATGGCGAGCGCGAACTGCTGGGCGAGCGGGAAATGCACTACGGCATAGACATCAGCGCGCCGGTGGGCACGCCTGTGGTGGCGGCCCGCGCCGGGCGAGTGCTCGAAGCCCGCGCCGACTTTGCCCGGGGCTGGGGCTGGACCGTGGTGCTGCAGCACGAGGGCGGCTGGGTCACCCGCTACGCCCACCTGAGTGCCACGCTGGTGCGTGCGGGCGAACCCGTGGTGCAGGGGCAGGCGGTGGGCCGGGTGGGCGACACGGGGCGCAGCACCGGCCCCCACCTGCATTTCGGCACCTACTTGCGCTGGGGCCCGGGCGAAAGCTGGACGCCGCGCGATCCCCTCAGCTTCTACCCATGA
- a CDS encoding class I SAM-dependent methyltransferase, whose amino-acid sequence MTEISAYYGQDREHDRLTRGLGTVEFVRTVELLGRLLPPAPATVVDVGAGAGAYARELLGQGYVVHALDAMPGHVERLRADPTLAGLASVTLGDARRLPYPDEEADAALLLGPLYHLPAEADRAQALAEARRVLKPGGRVLVAAISRAAAIAGDFSRLDIDEAYARSIRETAYETGVYHNPEGRPGFFTTAYFHHPQELAAEVQAAGFAGVEVLAIEGPTNLLRDPEQALADPARRAGILRALRQVERDPALLGISPHLLAVGTVPASSAAP is encoded by the coding sequence ATGACCGAGATCAGCGCGTATTACGGGCAGGACCGGGAGCATGACCGTTTAACGCGCGGGCTGGGCACGGTGGAATTCGTGCGGACAGTGGAGTTACTGGGCCGGTTGTTGCCGCCGGCGCCGGCCACGGTGGTGGATGTGGGGGCTGGGGCAGGCGCCTATGCACGGGAACTGCTGGGGCAGGGGTACGTGGTGCACGCGCTGGACGCCATGCCAGGGCATGTCGAACGGCTGCGCGCCGATCCCACGCTGGCGGGGCTGGCTTCGGTGACGCTGGGGGACGCGCGGAGGCTGCCCTACCCAGACGAAGAGGCCGACGCCGCGCTGCTGCTGGGCCCGCTGTACCACCTGCCCGCAGAGGCCGACCGGGCCCAGGCCCTGGCCGAAGCGCGCCGGGTGCTGAAGCCGGGTGGGCGGGTGCTGGTGGCGGCCATCTCGCGGGCCGCCGCCATAGCGGGCGACTTCTCGCGCCTGGACATAGATGAGGCCTACGCCCGGTCCATCCGGGAAACCGCCTACGAAACGGGCGTCTACCACAACCCAGAAGGCCGCCCCGGCTTCTTTACCACTGCCTATTTTCACCACCCGCAAGAACTGGCCGCTGAAGTGCAGGCTGCTGGCTTTGCGGGGGTGGAGGTGCTGGCCATTGAAGGGCCTACGAACCTGCTGCGCGACCCCGAACAGGCGCTGGCCGACCCCGCCCGGCGCGCGGGGATCCTGCGGGCGCTGCGGCAGGTGGAGCGTGACCCGGCCTTACTGGGCATCAGCCCGCATCTGCTGGCGGTGGGCACCGTGCCGGCCTCAAGCGCTGCTCCGTGA
- a CDS encoding 6-pyruvoyl trahydropterin synthase family protein, whose translation MPWTLTTEFTFDSAHVIVGYDGPCGRLHGHTYRVRLALTSERLRPSAHVKRAVMVADFKTLKWAKKDVEAGGLDHAFLNDLPELGDDTTAEVIAAYLHRHTLARVRTDLPDGDDGADLKLRVTLWETPDSCCEYWE comes from the coding sequence ATGCCCTGGACCCTGACGACCGAGTTCACCTTCGACTCGGCGCACGTGATCGTGGGCTACGACGGCCCCTGCGGGCGCCTGCACGGCCACACCTACCGCGTGCGCCTGGCACTGACCAGCGAGCGGCTGCGCCCCAGTGCCCATGTGAAGCGCGCGGTCATGGTGGCCGACTTCAAGACCCTGAAGTGGGCCAAGAAAGATGTGGAGGCCGGCGGCCTGGACCACGCCTTCCTGAACGACCTGCCCGAACTGGGGGACGACACCACCGCCGAGGTGATTGCCGCCTACCTGCACCGCCACACCCTGGCGCGGGTGCGCACGGACCTGCCGGACGGGGACGACGGCGCAGACCTGAAACTGCGCGTCACGCTGTGGGAAACCCCGGACAGCTGCTGCGAGTACTGGGAATGA
- a CDS encoding class I SAM-dependent methyltransferase: protein MTERPHSPAWYARLAQERGEYRHPWTRTLDGPDPEQTFDLLLMGQLTAQTRVLEAGCGHGPDATRFGPLAARWVGYDAAPDFLAQAQVQAPGAEFVAWNGKGEVPQALGGPFDLIVSRRGPTSVILRLPELAAPGARFLYVGPRLHVPQVPERLAAVGWPVLGEWQVSVQARVPTREDWATRCAWMQEPGRLGDWDAQAGPQGLLYREERVVVLAGSPG from the coding sequence GTGACGGAGCGCCCCCATTCCCCCGCGTGGTACGCCCGGCTGGCCCAGGAACGCGGCGAATACCGCCACCCCTGGACCCGCACCCTGGACGGCCCCGACCCCGAACAGACCTTCGACCTGCTGCTGATGGGGCAGCTGACCGCGCAGACGCGCGTGCTGGAAGCGGGCTGCGGCCACGGCCCGGACGCTACGCGCTTTGGCCCCCTGGCCGCGCGCTGGGTGGGCTACGACGCGGCCCCAGACTTTCTGGCCCAGGCCCAGGTGCAGGCCCCCGGCGCCGAGTTCGTGGCCTGGAACGGCAAGGGCGAGGTGCCCCAAGCCCTGGGGGGCCCTTTCGATCTGATCGTGTCGCGGCGCGGGCCCACCAGTGTCATCCTGCGCCTTCCCGAACTGGCGGCCCCGGGCGCCCGCTTTCTGTATGTGGGGCCCCGGCTGCATGTGCCGCAGGTGCCTGAACGGCTGGCGGCGGTGGGCTGGCCGGTGCTGGGCGAATGGCAGGTGAGTGTGCAGGCGCGTGTGCCCACCCGCGAAGACTGGGCCACGCGCTGCGCCTGGATGCAGGAACCCGGGCGCCTGGGCGACTGGGACGCACAGGCCGGGCCCCAGGGCCTCCTCTACCGCGAGGAACGGGTGGTGGTGCTGGCCGGGTCTCCGGGGTAA
- a CDS encoding type I restriction-modification system subunit M: MTSSVDTPNAAPAALNTINNQASLIWNIADLLRGDFKQYEYADVILPLTVMRRLDSVLAPTHARVQEQYLGFKDKLDNLDPVLTRASGQKFYNTSRLTFTDIATSTKDHAVNLRAYIQGFSQNVRELFTDHFGFMTQIDRLDSADLLYLVLQKFSTVDLSPAQVSNLEMGYVFEELIRKFNEQSNETAGEHFTPREVIRLMVSLLFTGDEDALNVPGVVRTVYDPTAGTGGMLSIAKEHVREQVNAKANIRLFGQELNPKSYAVCKSDLLIVGEDDSRIYLGNSLTQDQLNGREGRPKTFDYMLSNPPFGVDWKKIQTAIEEEHSQQGFEGRFGAGTPRVSDGSLLFLQHLISKMKPEGSRIAIVLNGSPLFTGDAGSGESEIRRWILENDWLDALIALPDQLFYNTGISTYIWVLDNAKPESRRGKVQLINAAGFSRKIRKSLGDKRNEISPEQIREIVRLYREAGEAQSDLVKIFDTTDFGYRKVTVERPLRLNYQASLERIERLNAKKSLQKLAAETRQGLVTALVDLGEDVYRDHKVFERQLHGALLKARVKLKTPELKAVLEALSERDEAGEIVTDKDGRPLPDPDLRDTESVPLNEDVQAYFEREVRPYVPDAWINTEICDHKDGLPGKVGYEISFTRYFYTYTPPRPLEAIQADIRTLEAEIMEMLRDLNV, encoded by the coding sequence GTGACGAGTTCCGTGGATACACCGAACGCTGCGCCAGCAGCGTTGAACACCATCAACAATCAGGCCAGTCTCATCTGGAATATTGCAGACCTGTTGCGGGGTGACTTCAAGCAGTACGAGTATGCAGATGTCATCCTGCCACTGACGGTCATGCGCCGTCTCGACAGCGTGCTGGCTCCGACGCATGCACGCGTGCAGGAGCAGTACCTGGGGTTCAAGGACAAGCTTGACAATCTGGACCCTGTGTTGACGCGCGCGTCCGGGCAGAAGTTCTACAACACCAGCCGCCTGACGTTCACGGACATTGCCACAAGCACCAAGGATCACGCGGTGAACCTGCGCGCCTATATTCAGGGGTTCAGTCAGAACGTCCGGGAGCTGTTCACGGATCACTTCGGGTTCATGACGCAGATTGATCGCCTTGACAGCGCTGACCTGCTCTACCTGGTCCTACAGAAGTTCAGCACGGTGGACCTGTCCCCGGCCCAGGTCAGCAATCTGGAAATGGGGTACGTGTTCGAAGAGCTGATCCGGAAGTTCAACGAGCAGAGCAACGAAACAGCCGGGGAGCACTTCACGCCCCGCGAAGTGATCCGCCTGATGGTCAGCCTTCTGTTCACAGGTGACGAGGACGCTCTGAACGTGCCCGGCGTGGTTCGTACTGTGTACGACCCGACGGCCGGGACAGGTGGCATGCTCAGTATCGCCAAGGAGCACGTGCGGGAGCAGGTGAATGCCAAGGCGAACATCCGCCTGTTCGGCCAGGAGCTGAACCCCAAGTCCTACGCAGTCTGTAAGAGCGACCTGTTGATCGTCGGGGAGGACGACAGCCGCATATATCTCGGAAACAGCCTGACGCAAGACCAGCTCAACGGCCGTGAAGGTCGCCCAAAGACCTTTGACTACATGCTCTCTAACCCTCCGTTCGGTGTGGACTGGAAGAAGATCCAGACAGCTATTGAGGAGGAGCACAGCCAGCAGGGATTTGAGGGGCGCTTCGGTGCAGGCACGCCCCGCGTCAGCGACGGCAGCCTGCTGTTCCTGCAGCACCTCATCAGTAAGATGAAACCGGAAGGCAGCCGGATTGCCATCGTCCTGAACGGCAGTCCGCTGTTTACGGGCGATGCTGGCAGCGGCGAGAGCGAGATCCGCCGCTGGATCCTGGAAAATGATTGGCTTGACGCGCTCATTGCCCTACCGGACCAGCTGTTCTACAACACCGGAATCAGTACATATATCTGGGTGCTCGATAATGCCAAGCCGGAGTCGCGACGCGGCAAGGTGCAATTGATCAACGCGGCAGGGTTCTCGCGCAAGATACGCAAGAGCCTGGGCGACAAGCGCAACGAGATCAGTCCCGAGCAGATTAGGGAGATCGTGCGGCTGTACCGCGAGGCGGGTGAGGCGCAGAGCGACCTCGTGAAGATCTTCGACACCACCGACTTCGGCTACCGCAAGGTGACGGTCGAGCGTCCTCTGCGCCTGAACTATCAGGCGAGTCTGGAACGCATCGAGCGGCTCAACGCGAAGAAGTCCCTTCAGAAGCTCGCTGCGGAAACGCGGCAGGGCCTCGTGACTGCCCTGGTGGATCTGGGAGAGGACGTCTACCGCGACCACAAGGTTTTCGAACGCCAGCTGCACGGGGCGCTCCTCAAGGCGAGGGTCAAGCTCAAGACGCCCGAACTAAAAGCGGTCCTGGAGGCTCTGAGCGAGCGGGACGAGGCCGGGGAGATCGTGACCGATAAGGACGGTCGCCCCCTCCCCGACCCTGATTTGCGGGATACCGAGAGCGTGCCGCTGAACGAAGACGTGCAGGCGTACTTCGAGCGTGAGGTGCGCCCTTACGTGCCAGATGCCTGGATCAACACAGAGATCTGTGACCATAAGGACGGACTTCCCGGCAAGGTCGGGTACGAGATCAGCTTCACGCGGTACTTCTACACCTACACCCCGCCGCGGCCCCTTGAGGCCATTCAGGCAGACATCCGCACGCTGGAGGCGGAGATTATGGAGATGCTGCGGGACCTGAACGTATGA
- the queF gene encoding preQ(1) synthase produces the protein MTNLTTGADCGPQNPGFDRRYDVQGLDAIDVAVLGTFPYVREDDPVRYPGEPMQIEIVTDEFSPVCPWSGLPDFGRLEIRYLPRETCVELKSLKYYLTSYRFVGIYHEHATRRVLADLVALLNPLRMELRCDYGMRGGLNTICTVRYVAPDHQAR, from the coding sequence ATGACCAACCTGACCACCGGGGCCGACTGCGGACCCCAGAACCCCGGCTTTGACCGCCGCTACGACGTGCAGGGCCTGGACGCCATTGACGTGGCCGTGCTGGGCACCTTCCCATACGTGCGCGAGGACGACCCCGTGCGCTACCCCGGCGAGCCCATGCAAATTGAAATCGTGACCGACGAGTTCAGCCCGGTCTGCCCCTGGAGCGGCCTGCCGGACTTTGGACGGCTGGAAATCCGCTACCTGCCGCGCGAAACCTGCGTGGAGCTGAAAAGCCTGAAGTACTACCTCACCAGCTACCGCTTTGTGGGCATCTACCACGAGCACGCCACCCGGCGCGTGCTGGCCGATCTGGTGGCGCTGCTGAATCCCCTGCGCATGGAGCTCCGCTGCGACTACGGCATGCGCGGCGGCCTGAACACCATCTGCACCGTGCGCTACGTGGCCCCCGACCACCAGGCCCGCTGA
- a CDS encoding restriction endonuclease subunit S has protein sequence MTITLPKNEKHLQSIQPYATYKPSSISWLKEIPTHWDSRKAQYLFTRMQRPTRNEDEVITAFRDGQVTLRRLRREEGYTFAAKEIGYQGVRKDDLVISAMDAFAGAIGVSDSDGKCSPVYSVCKPASDALPHFYGYMLQNMARTGFITSLSKGIRERSTDFRFSEFKVLELPLPPLLEQRAIVAFLDRETVHLDGLIKRKERLLELLEEQRQAVISQAVTRGLNPDVALKDSGVSWLGPVPEGWRRTALKHVLAVPISDGPHETPEAVEDGVPFVSAEAVKNGRLDFSRRWGNISREMHLSYSKKTRVQRNDLLMVKSGNTTGNVALVDTDEEFSIWSPLALIRANQKDLLSSYAYYALRSSFFQINVSLSASYGTQPNIGMGVLGTLPVPLPPTSEQQAIAIYLNVENAKLDALGQKLEQSITRLREYRAALITAAVTGQIDVREATNQG, from the coding sequence ATGACGATTACACTCCCCAAAAACGAAAAACATTTGCAGTCCATTCAACCTTACGCCACATATAAGCCATCTAGTATCAGTTGGCTCAAAGAAATACCTACACACTGGGATTCTAGAAAGGCTCAGTATTTATTCACTAGGATGCAGCGCCCAACGCGGAATGAAGATGAAGTTATTACCGCGTTCCGAGATGGGCAGGTGACATTGCGGCGGCTGCGCCGTGAAGAGGGTTACACATTTGCGGCCAAAGAGATTGGTTACCAGGGTGTCCGCAAAGACGACTTGGTGATTAGCGCTATGGATGCCTTTGCAGGCGCTATCGGGGTATCTGATTCAGACGGCAAATGCTCACCTGTGTATTCAGTGTGCAAGCCAGCCTCCGATGCACTCCCGCACTTCTATGGGTACATGCTCCAAAACATGGCGCGGACAGGCTTCATCACATCTCTTTCGAAAGGTATTCGTGAGCGCTCCACAGACTTTCGTTTCTCAGAGTTCAAGGTCCTAGAGTTGCCCCTTCCACCGCTTCTCGAGCAGCGTGCCATTGTTGCCTTTCTCGATCGTGAGACAGTACACCTTGACGGACTGATCAAGCGCAAGGAGCGGCTGCTGGAGCTGCTGGAGGAGCAACGGCAGGCCGTGATTTCACAGGCAGTAACACGAGGCCTGAATCCAGATGTGGCACTGAAGGATTCCGGTGTGTCCTGGCTGGGACCGGTGCCGGAGGGGTGGCGTCGTACCGCCCTCAAACATGTTCTTGCGGTACCTATCTCTGACGGCCCACATGAGACTCCTGAGGCAGTTGAGGATGGTGTTCCGTTTGTGTCTGCAGAGGCTGTAAAGAATGGCCGCCTCGACTTCTCCAGGCGCTGGGGAAATATCTCCCGCGAGATGCATCTGTCATATAGTAAAAAGACCAGAGTCCAACGCAATGATCTGCTGATGGTTAAGTCAGGTAATACTACTGGGAATGTTGCACTGGTCGACACAGATGAAGAATTCAGTATTTGGTCTCCATTAGCGCTTATTAGAGCAAATCAAAAAGATTTGCTTTCTAGTTATGCTTATTACGCATTACGATCCAGTTTTTTCCAAATAAACGTCTCACTTTCAGCAAGCTATGGTACACAGCCCAATATCGGTATGGGGGTCTTAGGTACACTTCCTGTACCGCTGCCTCCTACTTCTGAGCAGCAAGCCATCGCCATTTATCTCAATGTGGAGAACGCTAAACTCGACGCGCTAGGGCAGAAGCTTGAGCAGAGTATTACGCGCTTGCGGGAGTACCGCGCCGCGCTAATCACAGCGGCAGTCACCGGCCAGATTGACGTAAGAGAGGCGACAAATCAGGGATGA
- a CDS encoding ATP-binding protein produces the protein MTRPSIAELLERLGELDEGERIEAKRGQQAGKSILETICAFSNEPGLDGGFILLGVEKDSSALLDVYAPVGVEDPDNLINTLVTQTREAFNVPVRPEVWQERIGGKLVVGLYVREASAEQKPVFFKKTGLPGGAFRRIGNSDQRCTEEDLNELYQGRATGSYDDTIVPDATLEDIDPAALEDYRAERRKVNPIAEELEYSDTDLLKALSGIRQDSKGSWRPTVAGLLLFGTGIALRRFFPLMRVDYIRIIGKQWIEDPEHRFDTVELRAPLMRLVRRTEAAILDDLVKSFRLPEGQLQAQHTPAIPQRVIREGLVNALMHRSYRQHSPVQVIRYANRLEFRNPGYSLKYEERLGEPGSETRNPKIAAALHDTNFAETKGSGIRVMRKLMEASGLTPPHFESDRPDNRFIATYLFHHFLSAEDQQWLRQFQGAQLTDEDARALIYARETGAVTNAAYRDLNRVDTLTASRRLKYLCSQGVLESRHKGRATYYELADGWAQVTISSTQADAALLSAMPDTLPAMPSGLPAMPESLTQQIAELGERSDRDSIRAVIVELCRLAPQTAEALGQMVGRNPRYVLAEYVRPLLHAAVLEYTIPDQPKHPKQAYRAVKKDEE, from the coding sequence ATGACCCGACCCAGCATCGCTGAACTCTTAGAACGCCTCGGAGAGCTGGATGAAGGGGAGCGCATTGAGGCAAAGCGAGGCCAGCAGGCTGGGAAGTCCATCCTCGAGACCATCTGCGCGTTCAGCAACGAGCCAGGCCTCGACGGGGGATTCATCCTCCTCGGGGTCGAGAAGGACAGTAGCGCGCTCCTGGATGTATATGCGCCTGTGGGCGTAGAGGACCCCGACAACCTGATTAACACCCTAGTCACGCAGACGCGGGAGGCGTTCAATGTCCCGGTCCGGCCCGAGGTGTGGCAGGAGCGTATTGGGGGCAAGCTCGTCGTCGGCCTGTATGTGCGCGAGGCATCCGCGGAGCAGAAGCCGGTGTTTTTCAAGAAAACCGGGCTGCCCGGCGGAGCCTTTCGCCGGATCGGAAACAGCGACCAGCGCTGCACCGAGGAAGACTTAAATGAGCTGTACCAGGGCCGGGCCACGGGGAGTTACGACGACACCATCGTTCCTGATGCCACGCTTGAGGACATTGATCCGGCTGCGCTGGAAGACTACCGCGCCGAGCGGCGCAAGGTGAATCCGATTGCGGAGGAACTCGAGTACAGCGACACAGATCTACTCAAAGCCCTGAGTGGCATTCGCCAGGACAGCAAGGGCAGCTGGCGGCCCACGGTTGCGGGCCTTCTGCTGTTCGGAACGGGCATCGCCCTGCGGCGCTTTTTTCCGCTAATGCGTGTGGATTACATCCGTATCATCGGCAAGCAGTGGATCGAAGACCCTGAACACCGGTTCGATACCGTGGAGCTCCGCGCGCCCCTGATGCGGCTGGTGCGCCGCACCGAAGCGGCCATCCTCGACGACCTGGTGAAAAGCTTCCGTCTGCCAGAAGGCCAGCTTCAGGCACAGCACACACCAGCCATCCCTCAGCGGGTGATTCGCGAGGGGCTGGTCAACGCGCTAATGCACCGTAGCTACCGGCAGCACAGCCCAGTACAGGTCATCCGGTATGCCAACCGCCTAGAGTTCCGCAACCCCGGTTACTCGCTGAAGTACGAGGAGCGACTGGGAGAGCCTGGCAGTGAGACGCGTAACCCCAAGATTGCTGCCGCACTGCACGATACGAATTTCGCGGAAACCAAGGGCAGCGGCATTCGCGTGATGCGCAAACTGATGGAGGCAAGCGGACTCACGCCGCCCCACTTCGAGTCAGACCGCCCTGACAACCGATTCATCGCCACGTACCTGTTCCACCACTTCCTGAGTGCGGAGGATCAGCAATGGCTCCGGCAATTTCAGGGCGCGCAGCTCACAGATGAGGATGCCCGTGCGCTGATCTATGCCCGTGAGACAGGGGCCGTCACAAACGCGGCATACCGCGATCTGAACAGGGTGGATACCCTAACTGCCAGCAGGCGCCTGAAGTATTTATGCAGTCAAGGCGTGCTGGAGTCCCGGCACAAGGGCCGTGCAACCTACTACGAACTAGCAGACGGGTGGGCACAGGTCACCATAAGTTCAACTCAGGCAGATGCTGCATTGCTATCTGCCATGCCCGATACCTTACCTGCCATGCCTAGTGGCTTACCTGCTATGCCTGAGTCCCTGACACAGCAGATTGCCGAGCTGGGGGAGCGCAGCGACCGCGACAGCATCCGCGCCGTAATCGTGGAGCTGTGCCGACTCGCGCCGCAGACTGCTGAAGCCCTAGGGCAAATGGTGGGTCGCAACCCTCGTTACGTCCTAGCTGAGTACGTGCGCCCTCTACTCCACGCTGCCGTGTTGGAGTACACCATCCCAGATCAGCCCAAGCACCCCAAGCAGGCGTATAGAGCTGTAAAGAAGGACGAAGAATGA